In Verrucomicrobiales bacterium, the following are encoded in one genomic region:
- the gluQRS gene encoding tRNA glutamyl-Q(34) synthetase GluQRS — MSVGTNYRGRLAPSPTGYLHLGHARTFATAQERARMQGGTLILRSEDLDRSRVRPEFCQAMLEDLRWAGFEWTEGPDVGGPYAPYVQSERLDRYRSALRALQRTGAVYPCSCTRKDILNALAAPHAGEEEPLYPGICRPRSSGVAIDQTRRSQSKHAWRFQVTEGERIDFIDGHFGPQSFVAGKDFGDFVVWRNDDLPAYQLAVVADDAAMGITEVVRGADLLLSTARQILLYRALGLAIPAFYHCPLVLDENGERLAKRHDALSLRTLRAEGKRLPVDWV; from the coding sequence ATGAGCGTCGGAACGAACTATCGCGGTCGGTTGGCTCCCTCGCCGACGGGCTACCTCCATTTGGGCCACGCCCGAACCTTCGCCACCGCTCAAGAACGCGCCCGAATGCAGGGAGGCACGCTCATCCTGCGGAGCGAGGATTTGGATCGATCGCGGGTACGACCCGAGTTCTGCCAAGCCATGCTCGAGGACCTGCGCTGGGCTGGGTTCGAGTGGACCGAAGGACCGGATGTCGGTGGTCCTTACGCTCCCTATGTCCAAAGCGAGCGGTTGGATCGCTACCGAAGCGCGCTCCGAGCGCTTCAGCGCACAGGTGCCGTCTACCCGTGCTCCTGCACCCGAAAAGACATCCTCAACGCCCTTGCGGCACCGCACGCGGGAGAGGAGGAGCCACTCTATCCGGGAATCTGCCGTCCGAGATCGTCGGGGGTCGCCATCGACCAGACCCGACGCTCCCAGTCCAAGCACGCGTGGCGATTTCAAGTTACCGAAGGCGAACGGATCGATTTCATCGATGGACATTTCGGTCCGCAGTCGTTCGTCGCCGGGAAGGACTTCGGTGACTTCGTCGTTTGGCGAAATGATGACTTACCCGCCTATCAGCTGGCGGTGGTAGCCGATGACGCAGCCATGGGAATTACGGAGGTGGTGCGCGGAGCCGACCTTCTTTTATCAACCGCGCGGCAAATCCTTCTGTATCGCGCCTTGGGCTTGGCGATCCCCGCGTTTTACCACTGCCCTCTCGTCCTCGACGAGAATGGCGAACGCTTGGCGAAGCGACATGATGCCCTGAGCCTTCGAACGCTGCGGGCGGAGGGGAAAAGACTACCGGTCGATTGGGTGTGA